A genome region from Pseudomonas anguilliseptica includes the following:
- a CDS encoding GTP 3',8-cyclase MoaA: protein MIVDRQGRRFRNLRVSLTAACNYACTYCVPDGKRLVAAQDELSAEAMLRGVAYLIEAAGIERLRITGGEPLVSPKLDSFLRGVSQLGLTDISLTSNGQLLARKLPLLLECGIRRLNISLDTLDAAAFRSIARGGDLATVLDGLQQARAAGMQIKVNMVPLRGQNLDQVLPMLDYCLANDFELRFIELMRMGHLARDGNGFQRQFIGMPELLELIGSRYDYIQAHAPLDATALRYAIPGVGHFGVIANESVPFCRTCTRLRLSSTGWLHGCLSSSNRHYVGDLLDKPRHQALPVLQGLLVKALGDKQDVAFSGGATVMKIIGG from the coding sequence ATGATCGTTGACCGTCAGGGCCGGCGTTTTCGTAACCTGCGCGTCAGCCTGACCGCCGCTTGCAACTATGCCTGCACCTACTGTGTGCCAGACGGCAAACGTCTGGTGGCTGCGCAGGATGAGTTGTCCGCCGAGGCCATGTTGCGTGGTGTGGCCTATCTGATTGAAGCCGCCGGCATTGAGCGCTTGCGTATCACCGGTGGCGAGCCGCTGGTCAGCCCCAAGCTGGACAGCTTTTTGCGCGGCGTCAGCCAGCTCGGTTTGACCGATATCAGCCTGACCAGCAATGGTCAGCTGCTGGCGCGCAAGCTACCGCTGCTGCTGGAATGCGGCATTCGCCGCTTGAACATTTCCCTGGACACCCTCGACGCGGCGGCATTTCGCAGCATTGCCCGTGGCGGCGATCTGGCGACCGTGCTCGATGGACTGCAGCAGGCGCGGGCGGCGGGGATGCAGATCAAGGTCAATATGGTGCCGCTACGCGGGCAGAACCTCGATCAGGTGTTACCAATGCTCGACTACTGCCTGGCGAATGATTTCGAGCTGCGGTTTATCGAATTGATGCGCATGGGCCATTTGGCCCGTGACGGCAACGGGTTTCAGCGCCAGTTTATCGGCATGCCCGAGCTGCTGGAGCTGATCGGCAGTCGCTACGACTATATTCAGGCCCACGCCCCGCTGGATGCGACCGCGCTGCGTTACGCCATCCCTGGCGTTGGCCATTTCGGTGTGATTGCCAATGAAAGTGTGCCGTTCTGCCGCACCTGCACGCGTCTGAGGCTGTCTTCGACCGGCTGGCTGCATGGCTGCCTGTCATCGAGCAATCGCCATTATGTCGGCGATCTGCTCGACAAGCCGCGCCACCAGGCCTTGCCTGTGTTGCAGGGGCTGCTGGTGAAGGCGCTGGGTGACAAGCAGGATGTGGCGTTCTCCGGTGGCGCGACGGTGATGAAGATTATTGGCGGTTAA
- a CDS encoding TetR/AcrR family transcriptional regulator produces MHKEPRKVREFRRREQEILDTALKLFLDQGEDSVTVEMIADTVGIGKGTIYKHFKSKAEIYLRLMLDYERDLNELLHSADVDRDKEALSRAYFEFRMRDPQRYRLFDRLEEKVVKGNQVPEMVEQLHKIRASNFERLTQLIKGRIAEGKLEDVPPYFHYCAAWALVHGAVALYHSPFWSNVLEDQEGFFQFLMDIGVRMGNKRKREGDTPAS; encoded by the coding sequence ATGCATAAAGAACCCCGCAAGGTCCGTGAGTTTCGCCGCCGCGAACAGGAAATTCTCGACACAGCACTGAAGCTCTTCCTCGATCAGGGTGAAGACAGCGTGACTGTGGAGATGATTGCCGACACGGTTGGTATTGGCAAAGGCACCATCTACAAACACTTCAAATCCAAGGCGGAGATCTACCTGCGCCTGATGCTCGACTACGAGCGCGATCTCAACGAACTGCTGCACTCGGCGGATGTCGACCGCGACAAGGAAGCGCTGTCGCGCGCCTACTTCGAGTTCCGCATGCGCGACCCGCAACGCTACCGCCTGTTTGACCGCCTGGAAGAGAAGGTGGTCAAGGGCAATCAAGTGCCGGAGATGGTCGAACAGCTGCACAAGATTCGCGCCTCCAACTTCGAACGCCTGACCCAGCTGATCAAGGGCCGCATTGCCGAAGGCAAGCTGGAAGACGTGCCGCCGTATTTCCACTACTGCGCCGCCTGGGCGCTGGTGCACGGTGCCGTGGCGCTGTACCACTCGCCGTTCTGGAGCAATGTGCTGGAAGATCAGGAAGGCTTCTTCCAGTTCCTTATGGACATCGGCGTGCGCATGGGCAACAAGCGCAAGCGTGAGGGTGATACCCCGGCTAGCTGA
- a CDS encoding aminotransferase class V-fold PLP-dependent enzyme: MYAVHDEFPQLPGLRYLNHAAVSPWPQRAVDAVSRFAIENAQTGARDYPAWLQVERRLRERLQRLLNAPSHSDIALVKNTSEALSFVAFGLDWRPGDQVVISDEEFPSNRIVWEALAPQGVEVVQVNLHQGDAEAALLAACGPRTRLMAISAVQYASGLRLDLPRLGQGCDARGVLLCIDAIQQLAALPFDVQASRCAFAMADGHKWLLGPEGLGVFYCRSDLRAQLKLHEYGWHMLEHASDYQRTTWEPARSARRFECGSPNMLGAMALEASLSLLEEVGMTAVESALQERMQWLLDGPGNIPGAHLHSAVERQQRAGILTFSLDGWDNTALFGQLKQQQVICAQRGAGIRLSPHFYTAPRVIEETLALLQQLATA; encoded by the coding sequence ATGTACGCAGTTCATGACGAGTTTCCGCAACTTCCCGGCCTGCGCTATCTGAACCACGCAGCCGTTTCCCCCTGGCCGCAACGAGCCGTCGATGCGGTCAGCCGCTTTGCCATCGAGAACGCACAAACCGGCGCCCGTGACTACCCAGCCTGGTTGCAAGTCGAGCGGCGCCTGCGCGAGCGCCTGCAGCGTCTACTTAACGCGCCCTCGCATAGCGATATCGCCCTGGTGAAAAACACCTCCGAGGCGTTGTCCTTCGTCGCCTTCGGCCTGGATTGGCGGCCAGGCGATCAGGTGGTGATCAGCGATGAAGAGTTCCCGTCCAACCGGATTGTCTGGGAAGCACTCGCCCCCCAGGGCGTCGAGGTGGTGCAGGTCAATCTGCATCAGGGTGACGCCGAAGCCGCCCTGCTCGCCGCCTGCGGGCCGCGCACCCGGTTGATGGCGATCAGCGCCGTGCAATACGCCAGCGGTTTGCGCTTGGATCTGCCGCGCCTGGGCCAGGGCTGCGATGCCCGCGGCGTGCTGTTATGCATCGATGCCATCCAGCAACTCGCCGCCCTGCCCTTTGATGTGCAGGCCAGCCGATGTGCTTTTGCCATGGCCGACGGCCATAAATGGCTGCTCGGCCCGGAAGGACTCGGCGTGTTCTATTGCCGCAGCGACCTGCGCGCGCAGCTCAAGCTGCATGAATACGGCTGGCATATGCTCGAACATGCTAGCGACTACCAGCGCACCACTTGGGAGCCCGCCCGTAGCGCCCGGCGTTTTGAGTGCGGCAGCCCAAACATGCTCGGCGCCATGGCCCTGGAGGCCAGCCTGTCGCTGCTGGAAGAAGTGGGCATGACGGCCGTCGAAAGCGCCCTGCAGGAGCGCATGCAGTGGCTACTGGATGGACCGGGCAATATACCCGGCGCGCATCTGCACAGCGCCGTGGAGCGTCAGCAACGCGCCGGCATCCTGACTTTCAGCCTGGACGGCTGGGACAACACGGCCTTGTTCGGTCAACTGAAACAGCAGCAAGTGATCTGCGCACAGCGCGGTGCAGGCATCCGCCTGTCGCCGCATTTCTACACCGCACCCAGGGTGATTGAGGAGACATTGGCACTGCTGCAACAGCTGGCGACTGCTTGA
- a CDS encoding TatD family hydrolase, whose amino-acid sequence MLVDSHCHLDRLDLAAHGGSLDAALDAARARGVGHFLCIGVSADNAAAVKGLAERYADVDCSVGVHPLDLEPGTAPALDWLLGELNHPQVVAIGETGLDYHYEPESAALQQASFRLHLDAARITGKPVIVHTREARADTLALLREAALPKAGVLHCFTEDWEMAKAALDIGFYISLSGIVTFRNAEALREVARQVPADRLLVETDSPYLAPIPHRGKPNLPEYVRDVAEYLAVLRGVSFEQLAEQTTANFKRLFPLARVS is encoded by the coding sequence ATGCTGGTTGATTCCCACTGTCACCTTGATCGCCTTGATCTGGCCGCCCATGGCGGTTCGCTCGATGCGGCGCTGGATGCTGCGCGGGCGCGCGGCGTTGGTCATTTTTTGTGTATTGGCGTCAGCGCCGACAACGCCGCTGCAGTCAAAGGCCTGGCTGAGCGTTATGCCGATGTCGATTGCTCGGTCGGTGTGCATCCGCTGGATCTTGAGCCCGGTACGGCGCCAGCGCTGGACTGGCTGCTGGGTGAGCTGAACCACCCGCAGGTGGTGGCCATCGGCGAAACCGGACTGGACTATCACTACGAGCCAGAGTCCGCTGCGCTGCAGCAAGCATCTTTCCGTCTGCACCTCGATGCGGCGCGAATTACCGGCAAACCGGTGATCGTGCATACCCGCGAGGCGCGTGCCGACACCCTGGCGCTGCTGCGTGAAGCGGCGCTGCCGAAAGCCGGCGTGCTGCACTGCTTTACCGAAGATTGGGAAATGGCCAAGGCCGCGTTGGATATCGGCTTCTATATTTCCCTGTCCGGTATCGTCACGTTCCGTAATGCCGAAGCGCTGCGTGAAGTGGCGCGCCAAGTACCTGCTGATCGCTTGCTGGTGGAAACCGACTCGCCCTATCTGGCACCCATCCCGCATCGCGGCAAGCCGAACTTGCCGGAATACGTGCGTGATGTGGCCGAGTATCTGGCAGTGCTACGGGGTGTGAGCTTTGAGCAATTGGCTGAGCAGACCACCGCTAATTTCAAGCGCCTATTCCCGCTGGCTCGGGTGAGCTGA
- a CDS encoding PilZ domain-containing protein, with amino-acid sequence MSLPPNLGPRNGILSLTIKDKSVLYAAYMPFIKNGGLFIPTNKSYKLGDEVFMLLNLMDEPEKIPVAGKVVWITPKGAQGNRAAGVGVQFNDGDNTARNKIETYLAGALTSDRPTHTM; translated from the coding sequence ATGAGTCTGCCTCCTAACTTGGGCCCGCGTAACGGAATTTTGTCGCTGACAATCAAGGACAAATCCGTGCTCTATGCCGCTTACATGCCCTTTATCAAGAATGGCGGCCTGTTTATTCCCACCAACAAGAGCTACAAGCTCGGCGATGAAGTGTTCATGTTGCTCAACCTGATGGACGAACCGGAAAAGATTCCGGTCGCCGGCAAGGTGGTGTGGATCACGCCGAAGGGCGCGCAAGGCAACCGCGCTGCCGGTGTGGGTGTGCAGTTCAATGATGGCGACAACACCGCGCGCAACAAGATCGAAACCTACCTGGCTGGTGCGCTGACCTCGGATCGCCCGACGCACACCATGTAA
- a CDS encoding DNA polymerase III subunit delta' has translation MADAYPWQDSLWQQLAGRAQHAHAYLLHGPAGIGKRALAERLMGRLLCQQPAGLDACGQCKSCHLLAAGTHPDNYILEPEEADKAIKVDQVRELVSFVVQTAQLAGRKVVLVEPTESMNINAANALLKSLEEPSGNTVLLLISHQPSRLLPTVKSRCVQQACPLPSEAMSLAWLQQALPGCNAEEHRELLFLAAGSPLAAVKMHEQGVVAQRAQVVEGVKKLLKQQISPSQLAESWNAVSLQLLFDWFCQWSQLMLRYQLTRDEDGLGQADMRKVVQYLADKASQPKVLNMQDWLLVQRQKVLGKANLNRVLLLEALLVQWASLPGPG, from the coding sequence GTGGCTGACGCTTATCCCTGGCAGGATTCACTTTGGCAGCAACTGGCTGGGCGCGCGCAGCATGCCCATGCCTATTTGCTGCACGGGCCGGCCGGTATCGGCAAGCGCGCGTTGGCTGAGCGGCTGATGGGGCGGCTGTTGTGCCAGCAGCCCGCTGGCCTGGATGCCTGTGGCCAGTGCAAGTCCTGCCATCTGCTGGCGGCTGGCACCCACCCGGATAACTACATTCTGGAGCCGGAAGAGGCCGACAAGGCAATCAAGGTTGATCAGGTGCGTGAGCTGGTCAGCTTTGTGGTGCAGACCGCGCAGTTGGCCGGGCGCAAGGTGGTGCTGGTCGAACCGACCGAATCGATGAATATCAATGCGGCCAACGCCTTGCTGAAAAGCCTGGAAGAACCGTCCGGTAATACCGTTCTGTTGCTGATCAGCCATCAACCCAGTCGCCTGTTGCCGACGGTGAAAAGCCGCTGCGTGCAGCAGGCTTGCCCGCTGCCAAGCGAGGCAATGAGTCTGGCGTGGTTGCAGCAGGCGTTGCCAGGCTGTAACGCGGAAGAGCATCGCGAGTTGCTGTTCCTGGCCGCCGGTTCGCCGCTGGCGGCGGTAAAGATGCATGAGCAGGGTGTTGTCGCGCAGCGTGCGCAGGTGGTCGAGGGGGTGAAGAAACTGCTCAAGCAGCAGATTTCTCCCAGCCAGCTGGCCGAAAGCTGGAATGCGGTATCCCTGCAATTGCTGTTCGACTGGTTCTGTCAGTGGTCACAGTTGATGCTGCGTTATCAACTGACCCGTGATGAAGACGGTCTCGGGCAAGCCGATATGCGCAAGGTGGTGCAGTACCTGGCGGATAAAGCCTCGCAACCAAAAGTGCTGAACATGCAGGATTGGTTGCTGGTGCAGCGCCAGAAAGTCCTCGGCAAGGCTAACCTTAACCGTGTCTTGCTTCTCGAAGCCTTGCTGGTGCAGTGGGCAAGCTTGCCCGGACCGGGCTAG
- the tmk gene encoding dTMP kinase → MSGLFITLEGPEGAGKSTNRDYLAERLREHGIDVLLTREPGGTPLAERVRELLLAPTDESMAADTELLLVFAARAQHLAQVIRPALARGAVVLCDRFTDATYAYQGGGRGLSEVRIALLEEFVQGSLRPDLTLVFDLPVEVGLARAAARGRLDRFEQEGRQFFDAVRQTYLRRAAEQPQRYRILDASQSLSQVQRALDELLPQLLELQRG, encoded by the coding sequence GTGAGCGGTTTGTTTATCACCCTGGAAGGCCCAGAAGGCGCAGGCAAGAGCACCAATCGTGACTATCTGGCTGAGCGCCTACGTGAGCATGGCATCGATGTGCTGCTGACCCGTGAGCCAGGTGGTACGCCACTGGCTGAGCGGGTGCGTGAGCTGCTTCTGGCGCCCACTGATGAGTCGATGGCGGCCGACACCGAGCTGCTGCTGGTGTTTGCGGCGCGTGCTCAGCACCTGGCGCAGGTGATCCGTCCGGCGCTGGCGCGTGGCGCTGTGGTGCTCTGTGACCGGTTTACCGATGCCACCTACGCCTATCAGGGCGGTGGTCGGGGTCTCTCCGAGGTGCGTATCGCCTTGTTGGAGGAATTTGTTCAGGGCTCACTTCGCCCGGACCTGACCCTGGTGTTCGATCTGCCGGTTGAAGTGGGTCTGGCCCGTGCTGCGGCGCGCGGTCGGCTGGATCGCTTCGAGCAGGAAGGCCGGCAGTTCTTCGATGCAGTGCGCCAGACTTACCTGCGCCGCGCTGCCGAGCAACCGCAACGCTATCGCATTCTGGATGCCTCGCAATCTCTGAGTCAGGTACAGCGCGCGCTGGATGAGCTGCTGCCGCAACTGCTGGAGCTGCAGCGTGGCTGA
- the mltG gene encoding endolytic transglycosylase MltG, which translates to MIRKILLLLEGGVLLAGLLVAFAAWQQHAALHQPLNLTEEYLVDVPAGATPGGVLNRLEADGILDQAFWLRLYWRFNLRNQPLHSGEYRLTPGDTALDMLGQWRRGEVLQYSLTLVEGWNFRQVRAALARETRLELTLSELSDAELMKKLGLPGQNPEGRFFPDTYSFVRGISDLELLKKAHARLEQVLAEEWAQRAKDLPYKEPYDALIMASMIEKETGVPQERGEISGVFVRRLRIGMRLQTDPTVIYGMGERYNGRITRDDLRQPTAYNTYTIDGMPPTPIALVGREAIHAALNPVAGSSLYFVARGDGSHVFSNTLEQHNRAVREYQLKRRADYRSSPAPVVPNNQ; encoded by the coding sequence GTGATACGCAAAATTTTGCTGCTGCTGGAAGGCGGTGTGCTGCTGGCTGGCCTACTGGTCGCATTTGCCGCCTGGCAACAGCATGCAGCGCTGCATCAGCCTCTGAACCTCACTGAAGAGTACCTGGTGGATGTGCCTGCAGGTGCGACGCCGGGTGGTGTGCTCAATCGCCTTGAGGCCGACGGCATCCTTGATCAGGCTTTCTGGCTGCGCCTTTACTGGCGCTTCAACTTGCGCAATCAACCGCTGCACAGTGGCGAGTATCGCCTGACACCCGGCGATACAGCGTTGGATATGCTTGGTCAGTGGCGACGCGGTGAAGTGCTGCAATACAGCCTGACGCTGGTTGAGGGCTGGAATTTTCGTCAGGTACGCGCAGCGCTGGCGCGCGAAACACGCCTTGAACTGACCCTCAGCGAGCTGAGCGATGCCGAGCTGATGAAAAAGCTCGGTCTGCCAGGCCAGAATCCGGAAGGGCGTTTTTTCCCCGATACCTACAGCTTTGTGCGTGGCATTAGCGATCTTGAGCTGCTCAAGAAGGCCCATGCGCGACTGGAGCAGGTGCTGGCCGAGGAGTGGGCACAGCGTGCCAAGGACCTGCCGTACAAGGAGCCTTATGACGCGCTGATCATGGCCTCGATGATCGAGAAGGAAACTGGCGTGCCGCAAGAGCGTGGCGAAATTTCCGGGGTCTTTGTGCGCCGTCTGCGTATCGGCATGCGCCTGCAAACCGACCCGACCGTGATCTACGGCATGGGCGAGCGCTACAACGGCCGTATCACCCGTGATGATCTGCGTCAGCCGACGGCCTACAACACCTATACCATCGACGGTATGCCGCCGACGCCGATCGCCTTAGTCGGTCGTGAGGCGATCCATGCGGCGCTGAACCCGGTTGCCGGCAGCAGCCTGTATTTCGTTGCCCGAGGCGATGGCAGTCACGTATTTTCCAACACCTTGGAGCAGCACAACCGGGCCGTGCGTGAGTATCAGCTCAAGCGCCGCGCGGATTATCGTTCGAGCCCGGCCCCAGTCGTGCCCAATAATCAGTAA
- the pabC gene encoding aminodeoxychorismate lyase, translated as MLSWVDGQPVELLSVKDRGLAYGDGLFETIAVNAGQPVLLERHLARLAEGCVRLKIPLDLPAVRAQLLAFSQQLGEGVAKLILTRGDGQRGYAPPQPGRPRVVLQAAAKPVYPAAYAEQGVRLFACATRLAEQPLLAGLKHLNRLEQVLARSEWQDAEHAEGLMLDASDRVIEGVYSNLLMVSNAVLVTADLSRCGVAGVMRAELLAQAAALGIECQVRDISYAELLAADEVMLCNSLYGVWPVRALLAHDWPVGPLTRKLQAIARDLLDC; from the coding sequence ATGCTGAGCTGGGTCGATGGGCAGCCGGTCGAGCTGCTGTCCGTCAAGGATCGCGGCCTGGCCTACGGCGATGGGCTATTTGAGACCATCGCTGTAAATGCCGGGCAGCCGGTACTGCTAGAGCGCCATCTGGCGCGTTTAGCTGAAGGCTGTGTGCGGCTGAAAATCCCCCTCGACCTACCCGCTGTACGTGCCCAACTGCTGGCCTTTAGTCAGCAGTTGGGCGAGGGTGTGGCCAAGCTCATCCTCACTCGTGGCGATGGACAGCGTGGCTATGCGCCGCCACAGCCCGGCCGGCCTCGCGTGGTGCTGCAGGCGGCCGCGAAGCCGGTTTATCCCGCCGCCTATGCCGAGCAGGGCGTACGCCTGTTTGCCTGTGCTACGCGTTTGGCCGAGCAACCGTTGCTGGCGGGGCTGAAGCATCTCAATCGGCTGGAGCAGGTGCTGGCGCGCAGCGAGTGGCAGGACGCCGAGCATGCCGAAGGCCTGATGTTGGATGCCAGTGACCGGGTGATTGAGGGTGTTTACAGCAACCTGCTAATGGTCAGTAACGCTGTGCTGGTTACCGCTGACCTGTCGCGTTGTGGGGTGGCTGGTGTGATGCGCGCCGAGCTGCTGGCCCAGGCGGCTGCGCTGGGGATCGAGTGTCAGGTGCGTGATATCAGCTACGCCGAATTGCTAGCGGCTGATGAGGTCATGCTGTGCAACAGCCTCTATGGGGTGTGGCCAGTTCGCGCTTTGCTTGCACACGACTGGCCGGTCGGCCCGCTCACCCGTAAACTGCAGGCCATTGCCCGCGATCTACTGGACTGCTGA
- the fabF gene encoding beta-ketoacyl-ACP synthase II has translation MSRRRVVVTGMGMLSPLGNDVPSSWQGILAGRSGIGLLEHMDLSAFSTRFGGAVKGFNVEEYLSAKEARKLDLFIQYGLVASFQAVRNSGLEVTDANRERIGVAMGSGIGGLTNIENNCKSLHEQGPRRISPFFVPGSIINMISGFLSIHLGLQGPNYAIATACTTGTHCIGMAARNIVYGEADVMVAGGAEMAACGLGMGGFGAARALSTRNDEPTRASRPWDKDRDGFVLSDGAGALVLEELEHAKARGATIHAELIGFGMSGDAYHMTSPPEDGAGAARCMTNALRDAGLNPEQVQYINAHGTSTSAGDKAEVAAVKSVFGEHAYKLAVSSTKSMTGHLLGAAGAVEAIFSVLALRDQVAPPTINLDNPDEGCDLDFVAHQAKAMALDVVLSNSFGFGGTNGSLVFRRFAG, from the coding sequence GTGTCGCGTAGACGCGTCGTGGTTACCGGTATGGGTATGCTGTCGCCATTGGGTAACGATGTGCCGAGTAGCTGGCAGGGCATTTTGGCTGGCCGCAGTGGTATTGGCCTGCTTGAGCATATGGACCTTTCCGCTTTTTCCACACGTTTTGGTGGCGCGGTAAAGGGCTTCAACGTCGAGGAGTACCTGTCCGCCAAAGAGGCGCGCAAGCTCGATCTGTTTATCCAGTACGGGCTCGTTGCCAGTTTTCAGGCAGTGCGCAACTCCGGTCTGGAAGTCACTGATGCCAACCGTGAGCGTATCGGCGTGGCCATGGGCTCCGGTATCGGTGGTTTGACCAATATCGAAAACAACTGCAAGTCGCTGCACGAGCAAGGGCCGCGGCGCATCTCGCCGTTCTTCGTGCCCGGCTCGATCATCAATATGATTTCCGGTTTCCTGTCGATCCATCTGGGGCTTCAGGGGCCTAACTACGCCATCGCCACGGCCTGTACCACTGGTACGCACTGCATCGGCATGGCGGCGCGCAACATTGTCTACGGCGAAGCCGATGTGATGGTTGCCGGCGGTGCCGAAATGGCCGCGTGCGGCCTGGGCATGGGCGGCTTTGGTGCGGCGCGGGCGTTGTCGACGCGCAACGACGAGCCGACCCGCGCCAGCCGTCCGTGGGACAAGGATCGCGACGGTTTCGTGCTGTCCGACGGTGCCGGTGCCCTGGTGCTGGAAGAGCTGGAACACGCCAAGGCGCGTGGCGCGACTATCCATGCCGAGCTGATCGGCTTTGGTATGAGCGGCGACGCTTACCACATGACCTCGCCACCGGAAGATGGCGCAGGCGCTGCGCGCTGCATGACCAATGCATTGCGTGATGCCGGGCTGAATCCTGAGCAGGTGCAGTACATCAACGCCCATGGCACCTCGACCTCGGCAGGTGATAAGGCAGAAGTGGCGGCGGTGAAGTCGGTGTTCGGCGAGCATGCTTACAAGCTCGCCGTCAGCTCGACCAAATCCATGACCGGCCACTTGCTCGGCGCTGCCGGTGCGGTGGAGGCGATCTTCAGCGTCCTCGCTCTGCGCGATCAGGTGGCACCACCCACCATCAACCTGGATAACCCGGACGAAGGTTGCGACCTCGACTTTGTCGCGCACCAGGCCAAGGCCATGGCGCTGGATGTCGTGTTGTCCAACTCCTTCGGTTTTGGTGGCACCAACGGCTCGCTGGTATTCCGCAGGTTCGCCGGTTGA
- the acpP gene encoding acyl carrier protein, with the protein MSTIEERVKKIVAEQLGVKEEEVTNSASFVEDLGADSLDTVELVMALEEEFETEIPDEQAEKITTVQEAIDYVTAHA; encoded by the coding sequence ATGAGCACCATCGAAGAACGCGTCAAGAAAATCGTTGCCGAGCAACTGGGCGTCAAAGAAGAGGAAGTAACCAACAGCGCTTCCTTCGTTGAAGACCTGGGTGCCGACTCTCTTGACACCGTTGAGCTGGTGATGGCTCTCGAAGAAGAATTCGAGACCGAGATCCCGGACGAACAAGCCGAGAAGATCACCACCGTTCAGGAAGCGATCGACTACGTTACCGCTCACGCGTAA
- the fabG gene encoding 3-oxoacyl-ACP reductase FabG, protein MSLQGKVALVTGASRGIGQAIALELGRQGAVVIGTATSAPGAERIAETLKANGIEGAGLVLDVSNDESVASTLEHIQQHLGQPLILVNNAGITRDNLMLRMKDDEWFDVINTNLSSLYRLTKAVLRGMTKARYGRIINIGSVVGAMGNAGQVNYAAAKAGLEGFGRALAREVGSRAITVNAVAPGFIDTDMTRELPDAQRDALLTQIPLGRLGQAEEIAKVVAFLASDGAAYVTGATIPVNGGMYMS, encoded by the coding sequence ATGAGCCTGCAAGGTAAAGTCGCACTGGTTACCGGCGCGAGCCGTGGTATTGGCCAGGCCATTGCCCTGGAGCTAGGGCGTCAGGGCGCTGTGGTCATTGGTACCGCCACTTCCGCCCCGGGTGCCGAGCGTATTGCGGAAACTCTGAAAGCCAATGGCATCGAAGGTGCCGGTCTGGTGCTGGATGTCAGTAATGACGAATCGGTTGCCAGCACCCTGGAACATATCCAGCAACATCTTGGTCAGCCGTTGATTCTGGTCAATAACGCCGGTATCACCCGCGATAACCTGATGCTGCGGATGAAAGATGACGAGTGGTTTGATGTCATCAATACCAATCTGAGCAGCCTGTACCGGCTGACCAAGGCCGTGCTGCGGGGTATGACCAAGGCACGCTACGGGCGCATCATCAACATCGGTTCGGTGGTGGGTGCCATGGGCAACGCTGGTCAGGTCAACTATGCAGCTGCCAAGGCGGGCCTTGAAGGTTTTGGGCGGGCATTGGCGCGTGAGGTGGGGTCGCGGGCGATTACCGTGAACGCCGTGGCGCCGGGCTTTATCGACACCGATATGACCCGTGAACTGCCGGATGCGCAGCGTGATGCGCTGTTGACACAGATTCCGTTGGGTCGTTTGGGGCAGGCTGAAGAGATCGCAAAAGTGGTCGCTTTCCTCGCTTCTGATGGCGCGGCTTACGTTACAGGCGCTACTATCCCTGTGAACGGCGGGATGTACATGAGCTGA
- the fabD gene encoding ACP S-malonyltransferase: MSASLAFVFPGQGSQSLSMLAEHGAQRPLILETFAEASEALGYDLWALTQQGPEEQLNQTDKTQPAILTASVALWRAWLAESDARPAFVAGHSLGEYSALVAAGSLSLAAAVKLVEHRGQLMQQAVPAGQGGMAAILGLEDADVLDACAEAAQGEVVSAVNFNAPGQVVIAGGAAAVERAIEACKARGAKRAMPLPVSVPSHCALMRPAAERFAEAVAAIDWQAPQIALVQNVSAAAVTDLEGLKRDLLAQLYSPVRWVESIVCLSAQGVTDLVECGPGKVLSGLNKRCVKGINTHNLDTPDAFAAANAALV, from the coding sequence ATGTCTGCATCTCTCGCATTCGTCTTTCCGGGTCAGGGTTCCCAGTCGCTGAGCATGCTCGCCGAGCATGGTGCGCAACGGCCGCTGATCCTAGAAACCTTCGCCGAGGCTTCCGAAGCCCTCGGTTATGACCTCTGGGCGTTGACCCAGCAAGGCCCTGAAGAACAACTCAATCAAACTGACAAAACTCAGCCGGCGATTCTCACCGCTTCTGTTGCGCTGTGGCGTGCCTGGCTTGCCGAGAGTGATGCGCGTCCGGCTTTTGTCGCCGGGCACAGCCTGGGTGAGTATTCGGCGCTGGTTGCTGCCGGTAGTTTGTCGCTGGCGGCGGCGGTCAAGCTGGTTGAGCATCGCGGTCAGCTGATGCAGCAGGCGGTTCCTGCCGGGCAGGGCGGCATGGCGGCGATTCTCGGTCTGGAAGATGCTGATGTACTGGATGCTTGCGCCGAAGCTGCGCAGGGTGAAGTGGTCAGTGCAGTGAATTTCAATGCGCCAGGTCAGGTGGTTATCGCCGGTGGCGCGGCTGCCGTTGAACGTGCCATTGAGGCGTGCAAGGCGCGTGGCGCCAAGCGCGCGATGCCATTGCCGGTTAGCGTGCCGTCGCACTGCGCACTGATGCGCCCGGCGGCTGAGCGCTTTGCCGAAGCAGTAGCGGCAATTGACTGGCAGGCACCGCAAATTGCTCTGGTACAGAACGTCAGTGCTGCGGCCGTGACGGATCTGGAGGGGCTCAAGCGTGATCTGCTGGCTCAGCTTTACAGTCCGGTGCGTTGGGTTGAATCGATCGTCTGCCTGTCTGCTCAAGGCGTGACCGATCTGGTTGAGTGCGGTCCGGGCAAGGTGTTGTCTGGTTTGAACAAGCGCTGCGTCAAAGGCATCAATACCCATAACCTGGACACCCCGGACGCCTTCGCTGCTGCGAACGCAGCTCTGGTCTGA